TTAAAGTAAACATCTAAACCAATTTGCTCTGCTAGTTTTTGGAATAAACTTTCAATCAACGCGACTGGCTCTTTGCTAGAAAGTAAATCGCTGGCTGTACCAAATAGTAGTTGCAGTCGTTTATAACCTAACGATAGTGCTTTTTCTACGCGCTTGAGATTGGTAATATCTTGGAAGGTTAATACACAAGTAGTTGGATAGCCGTGCATTGCTGGTAAAGTATCAGCATAAATCAGCAAAGAACGGATACCTGTCGGTGTATGCCAGTCTAACTCTACTCCGTCTAAGCGTTCGCCACGGGCCACCCTAATGCCTGGTGCTTGTTCATCGGCAATGGGATTGCCATCGGCGTCAGTTGAGTAATAGAGAGCTTGATATTCTGTGGCTGAATCTGCTTTCGGAAATTTCCCCCCAGCGACTTCGTCAGCAGCTTTATTAGCAAAAGTGACTCGTGCTGTCCCTGGTTCTATCAATAACAGGGGTGTGGGCATGAGATTGAGTAAGTCTTCCAACCATTTTTGTTGATTGCGGAGCGCTTCTTCTGCCTGCTTGCGGACTGTAATATCTTCAGCAAATGCCAAAATTTGATAAATTTCCCCTTGATCATCAACTATCGGCACATACTTAATTAGTGTTGTCAATGTGCCATTATTAGGTAAAGTAATTGTGGTTTCTGTTGTTTGAGTCGTACGTGTTTCAACTGCTTTGAATAGAATCGGAAGATAAAGTTGTGTAATCTCAACTGGAAAGATTTCTTCGTCAGTGCGTCCAATAACTTCCTCTTTCGGCTTACCAAGGTGCTGCAAAGCCGCCGCATTGACAAATTGAAACCTCCGTTGGGCATCATAAATGGCAAAAACATCTGGCATGTGATCAACCGCCAATCTAAATCGCTCTTCACTTTCGAGTAGGGCTGCTTGAGCTTTTTTGCGATCGCTCAAATCTAGGATAAACGCTACCGACTCTTGTTGTTTCTCTCCTACTAACGTATAACCTACTAAAACTGGAATGCGACTGCCATCACGCCGAATGTATTCTTTTTCGTAGGGGATGCAAGCACCTTGAGATTGGGCTTGGGCAATACCCTGTGCATCCGCAGGTAAATACTCTGGTGGTGTAATGTCTTTCCAATTAATGCCACCTGCTTGTAAATCTTCTCGTGTGTAGCCAATCATCTGCAAAAATTTGTCATTGGCATGGCTGATACCACCGTAAATATCACCAAATAAAATGCCGATGACGTTTGAGTCTGCAAAACTTCTGAGTTTTTCTGTATTTGCTTTCAGTGCTAATTTAGCGCGATCGCGTTGAGTACTAAGCTTTTGAATCGCTGCTGCATTTTCCCAAATCACGATTGCAAAAATTGTCATCAGAAAAATGGCAAATAGGGAAATTGCAAACCCCGACTCATATTTTCCTGCCTTTTGTCCTTGCAGAATTAACCACCCTGTGAGCAAGGGTATTGCGATCGCGGCTATTAATAAACGACGTGCTAGCAAACCACCAGCTGTCGGACTTGTGATTACTTGCATTACTCCCTTTTCTGGCCGCTTCCACAAAATACCTAGACAAAGTACAATCAACCCGATAGCGGTGTGTAATGCCATTGATGTGATATTAGCAGGCGTGTCATAAAAAATCTTTACTCCATAGGCATAACCAACCAAAGCCAATAAAGCAATCAAAACTGTAATCAGCGTGAAAATCTGCGCTAACCAATAACTGCGACGGGTTTTTGGTTTCTCTAAAAGCTCTAAAGACCTACCTACCAGCATAAAACTTAGTGCTGTATTCAAACCCATTCGCCCTCGGCGGAAAGTCAGCATTGGGTTTGCATCTTCGTGAAACAGCAACTGGTCAATACCAAAATCCCAACCAAATAAATATTGAGTTAATGTCAGTGCCGCAATTGTAAACACAGTGAATGCACAGACTCGAGCAATGATTTTGAGATAGGGTGGTGGGGTGATGAGGTGGTGGGGTGATGAGGTGTAGACGCGCTTTACTCGGCTTCCCGTAGGGTAGGGGTGATGGGGTGGTGGGGTGAAGTCTTCTCCCCATTGCACCTTATCCGCACTCAGTGAGGACTCCTCCTTCTGCCTTCTGCCTTCTGCCTCCTGCCTTCTCAAAGACAGCCACAGTGATAAACCTGATAAAAAAAAGCACAGGGCTGTATTACCTTTCATTGTCACTGTGCTGAGATAAAAGCAGTTCTTGAAAAAGTCAATATTGAACCACCAGCCAAGCATGACTGAGCAGCCAATTACTATAGCGATTATGCTTCCAGTTTGTGCAAT
Above is a genomic segment from Fischerella sp. JS2 containing:
- a CDS encoding PAS domain S-box protein, with translation MLKVNRLHQQDFHPVFSSLLIAQTGSIIAIVIGCSVMLGWWFNIDFFKNCFYLSTVTMKGNTALCFFLSGLSLWLSLRRQEAEGRRQKEESSLSADKVQWGEDFTPPPHHPYPTGSRVKRVYTSSPHHLITPPPYLKIIARVCAFTVFTIAALTLTQYLFGWDFGIDQLLFHEDANPMLTFRRGRMGLNTALSFMLVGRSLELLEKPKTRRSYWLAQIFTLITVLIALLALVGYAYGVKIFYDTPANITSMALHTAIGLIVLCLGILWKRPEKGVMQVITSPTAGGLLARRLLIAAIAIPLLTGWLILQGQKAGKYESGFAISLFAIFLMTIFAIVIWENAAAIQKLSTQRDRAKLALKANTEKLRSFADSNVIGILFGDIYGGISHANDKFLQMIGYTREDLQAGGINWKDITPPEYLPADAQGIAQAQSQGACIPYEKEYIRRDGSRIPVLVGYTLVGEKQQESVAFILDLSDRKKAQAALLESEERFRLAVDHMPDVFAIYDAQRRFQFVNAAALQHLGKPKEEVIGRTDEEIFPVEITQLYLPILFKAVETRTTQTTETTITLPNNGTLTTLIKYVPIVDDQGEIYQILAFAEDITVRKQAEEALRNQQKWLEDLLNLMPTPLLLIEPGTARVTFANKAADEVAGGKFPKADSATEYQALYYSTDADGNPIADEQAPGIRVARGERLDGVELDWHTPTGIRSLLIYADTLPAMHGYPTTCVLTFQDITNLKRVEKALSLGYKRLQLLFGTASDLLSSKEPVALIESLFQKLAEQIGLDVYFNFLVNENSQVMQLASWHGIDEQTAKAANWLEIGQGMCGTVAQERRPISIENVQESNDPKTELLRVIGIKTYYGYPLMAQGKLLGTLCFCSRSRLQFSQNEMGMMQAVCDQIAIAIERARLIASLQQQTEQLQEANRMKDEFLAILSHELRSPLNAILGWSQLLRSRKLNETQITKALETIERNAKTQTQLIEDLLDISRIIRGKLRLNVRTCNLIAIIEAALDTVRLAAQAKDIHIQTMFDSKAALVSGDGERLQQVVWNLLSNAIKFTPAGGKVEVILSLIKEEIGTQKYRNTESIFDRFSASPRLNIGASSKASSPLSTLNAKMGGTPATQWFSSTSSETAYAQITVKDTGIGISPEFLPYVFDRFRQADSSSTRSHGGLGLGLAIVRHLVEMHGGTVDVASPGKEQGTTFTVKLPLLKSQDAIVNTEELTVNSQQPNLNSLPISSSVLDGVRVLVVDDEADTRDYLTTLLKQSQAHVLAVASAQAAIEAVKQWKPDVLVSDIGMPEEDGYSLLRRLRSLSPEQGGKIPAAALTAYARAEDRRRAIQAGFQLHLPKPVDPSELITVVASLVGRT